From the genome of Streptomyces sp. V1I1, one region includes:
- a CDS encoding DUF6214 family protein, with translation MQETTFLNANDQYDLGGALPYPPVWELQGAGTVTSEPGGPEIPGTEIPGPGIPRPEIPPPWFNVRLTFADGARIDVLAVVDDGQIAIEDLHADPPLPLGGFAVLAERIGDPLEDACRVATPPPVPDEPEPAPPCVGGHADAPGPDRRRARPAVPRGSAGRQMAADAYRAAQRDGLDPVLAVMAATGRSRRKSLRLIAGARDEGYLAPRHNRRRPEPGAVQRKVTTRASG, from the coding sequence GTGCAAGAAACTACGTTTCTTAACGCTAATGATCAGTATGACCTGGGTGGGGCGCTGCCCTACCCGCCCGTCTGGGAGCTACAAGGTGCGGGCACGGTCACCTCGGAGCCCGGCGGACCTGAGATCCCCGGAACCGAGATCCCCGGACCTGGGATTCCACGACCCGAGATCCCCCCGCCCTGGTTCAACGTCCGGCTGACCTTCGCCGACGGTGCCCGCATCGACGTCCTCGCCGTCGTCGACGACGGGCAGATCGCCATTGAGGATCTGCACGCCGACCCGCCGCTGCCCCTCGGGGGCTTCGCGGTGCTCGCCGAGCGGATCGGGGACCCGCTCGAGGACGCCTGCCGGGTGGCCACGCCGCCGCCTGTCCCCGATGAACCGGAGCCCGCCCCACCCTGCGTCGGCGGGCACGCGGACGCGCCGGGTCCCGACCGCCGCCGGGCCCGCCCCGCGGTGCCGCGCGGCAGCGCCGGGCGGCAGATGGCGGCCGACGCCTACCGGGCCGCGCAGCGGGACGGGCTCGACCCGGTGCTAGCCGTGATGGCCGCGACCGGGCGGAGTCGCCGCAAGTCGCTCCGGCTCATTGCGGGCGCCCGCGACGAGGGCTATCTCGCGCCACGCCACAACCGCCGCCGGCCCGAGCCCGGCGCCGTCCAGCGGAAGGTCACAACGCGCGCATCCGGTTGA